From bacterium:
CCTTGGCCGCGTTGGCGCGGCGCTCACCGAGCGCGAGGTTGTACTCGTTGGTACCGCGCTCATCGCAGTGACCCTCGAGGCCGAACTCCAGCATCGAGTACTCCCTCATGAACTGGGCGTTCTTCTGCAGGCGCTCGCGAGCATCGGGTCTCAGGTCGAACTTGTCGAAGTCGAAGAAAACGTCACCGAGCAGGCCCTGAGCGATGGCTCTTTCCTGGATCTCGATGAGCTCGCCTTCGAGAAGCGGTGGGATTTCGTCCA
This genomic window contains:
- the pal gene encoding peptidoglycan-associated lipoprotein Pal: MEVEEEPAPAEVVAPTPAPDTTMDEIPPLLEGELIEIQERAIAQGLLGDVFFDFDKFDLRPDARERLQKNAQFMREYSMLEFGLEGHCDERGTNEYNLALGERRANAAKDYLISLGVSASRVRTISYGEEKPFCMGHNEDCWQKNRRGHFVLTGRTDS